The Phyllopteryx taeniolatus isolate TA_2022b chromosome 17, UOR_Ptae_1.2, whole genome shotgun sequence genome window below encodes:
- the faxdc2 gene encoding fatty acid hydroxylase domain-containing protein 2 codes for MSGAQTSTRQEASGRLWDSVKKAAVVIGSGILILAAFGNSLTWHLQRFWGASGDFWQNLWTKLYVMYEGHNEALFYMGTLLVPAVVFWAFNGLLLLVDTTGRPSFITRYRIQVDKNNPVDPEKLRHALKTVLFNQVFISVPVVVAAYHLTWWRGDPCGPELPTFHWALTELTIFSILEEVLFYYSHRLFHQPSLYKRFHKQHHEWTAPIGVVATYAHPVEYVISNLLPVVIGPVLLGSHVSSTCMWYCLALVSTTISHCGYHLPFLPSPEYHDFHHLRYNQCFGVFGVLDRLHGTDAKFRQTKQYERHTLLTGLTPLTESIPDAPKKGQ; via the exons ATGAGTGGAGCACAAACAAGCACGAGGCAG GAGGCCTCAGGAAGACTGTGGGATTCCGTGAAGAAAGCCGCCGTTGTCATCGGATCTGGAATCTTGATACTGGCGGCGTTTGGTAATTCGCTGACTTG GCATCTTCAGAGGTTTTGGGGAGCCTCGGGAGACTTTTGGCAGAACTTGTGGACCAAACTCTACGTGATGTATGAGGGCCACAACGAGGCTTTATTCTACATGG GCACGTTGCTGGTGCCCGCGGTGGTGTTCTGGGCATTCAACGGGCTGCTGCTATTGGTGGACACCACCGGGAGGCCGTCCTTCATCACCCGCTACCGCATCCAAGTGGACAAGAACAACCCG gtgGACCCGGAGAAGCTGCGTCACGCTCTAAAGACAGTGCTGTTCAACCAGGTGTTCATTTCCGTGCCCGTGGTGGTGGCCGCCTACCACCTGACCTGGTGGAGGGGAGACCCGTGCGGCCCCGAGCTGCCCACCTTCCACTGGGCCCTCACCGAGCTGACCATCTTCTCCATCCTTGAGGAAGTTTTGTTTTACTATTCTCACAG ACTGTTCCACCAACCCAGCCTCTACAAGCGCTTCCACAAGCAGCACCACGAGTGGACCGCCCCCATCGGCGTGGTCGCCACCTACGCTCACCCGGTGGAGTACGTG ATTTCCAACCTGCTGCCGGTGGTGATTGGGCCCGTGCTGCTGGGCTCGCACGTGTCCAGCACGTGCATGTGGTACTGCCTGGCGCTGGTCAGCACCACCATCTCCCACTGCGGTTACCACCTGCCCTTCCTGCCCTCACCAGAATACCACGACTTCCACCACCTCAG GTACAACCAGTGTTTCGGCGTGTTCGGCGTGCTGGACCGCCTCCACGGCACCGACGCCAAGTTCCGGCAGACCAAGCAGTACGAGCGCCACACCTTGCTCACCGGACTCACCCCGCTCACCGAGAGCATCCCCGACGCCCCCAAGAAGGGCCAGTGA
- the LOC133467130 gene encoding core histone macro-H2A.1 isoform X5 encodes MSSRGGKKKLTKTSRSTKAGVIFPVGRMLRYIKRGLPKYRIGVGAPVYLAAVLEYLTAEILELAGNAARDNKKGRVTPRHILLAIANDEELNQLLKGVTIAAGGVLPNIHPELLAKKRGAKGKLETPLSPAPEKKAKPAKKAPSKKMSGKKGAGKAKKQGEASKTASADSTTEGSPADSFTVLSTKSLFLGQKLQVVQADISVVESDAVVHPTSSAFYTGGEVVERVLSLRNE; translated from the exons ATGTCGAGTCGAGGAGGCAAGAAGAAGCTGACCAAGACGTCGCGCTCCACCAAGGCGGGCGTCATCTTCCCGGTGGGCCGCATGCTGCGCTACATCAAGCGCGGCCTGCCCAAGTACCGCATCGGCGTGGGCGCGCCCGTCTACCTGGCGGCCGTGCTCGAGTACCTGACTG CCGAAATCCTGGAGCTGGCGggcaatgcggcccgagacaacaAGAAGGGACGCGTCACACCGCGACACATCCTGCTCGCCATCGCCAACGATGAGGAACTCAACCAG CTACTGAAGGGCGTGACCATCGCGGCGGGCGGCGTCCTGCCCAACATCCACCCCGAGCTCTTGGCCAAGAAGCGCGGCGCCAAAGGCAAGCTGGAGACGCCCCTCTCGCCCGCCCCAGAGAAGAAAGCCAAGCCGGCCAAGAAGGCACCGAGCAAGAAGATGAGCGGCAAGAAGGGCGCGGGCAAGGCCAAG AAACAGGGCGAGGCGAGCAAGACGGCGTCGGCGGACAGCACCACCGAGGGCTCGCCGGCAGACAGCTTCACCGTGCTCTCCACCAAGAGCCTCTTCCTGGGTCAAAAA TTGCAAGTTGTCCAAGCCGACATTTCCGTAGTGGAGAGCGACGCTGTTGTTCACCCGACCAGCTCGGCCTTCTATACGGGCGGTGAAGTAG TTGAACGTGTCCTGAGTCTCAGGAACGAGTGA
- the LOC133467130 gene encoding core histone macro-H2A.1 isoform X4: MSSRGGKKKLTKTSRSTKAGVIFPVGRMLRYIKRGLPKYRIGVGAPVYLAAVLEYLTAEILELAGNAARDNKKGRVTPRHILLAIANDEELNQLLKGVTIAAGGVLPNIHPELLAKKRGAKGKLETPLSPAPEKKAKPAKKAPSKKMSGKKGAGKAKKQGEASKTASADSTTEGSPADSFTVLSTKSLFLGQKLNLIHSEVSNLAGFDVEGVINPTNAELELKDDLVASCPSRHFRSGERRCCSPDQLGLLYGR; encoded by the exons ATGTCGAGTCGAGGAGGCAAGAAGAAGCTGACCAAGACGTCGCGCTCCACCAAGGCGGGCGTCATCTTCCCGGTGGGCCGCATGCTGCGCTACATCAAGCGCGGCCTGCCCAAGTACCGCATCGGCGTGGGCGCGCCCGTCTACCTGGCGGCCGTGCTCGAGTACCTGACTG CCGAAATCCTGGAGCTGGCGggcaatgcggcccgagacaacaAGAAGGGACGCGTCACACCGCGACACATCCTGCTCGCCATCGCCAACGATGAGGAACTCAACCAG CTACTGAAGGGCGTGACCATCGCGGCGGGCGGCGTCCTGCCCAACATCCACCCCGAGCTCTTGGCCAAGAAGCGCGGCGCCAAAGGCAAGCTGGAGACGCCCCTCTCGCCCGCCCCAGAGAAGAAAGCCAAGCCGGCCAAGAAGGCACCGAGCAAGAAGATGAGCGGCAAGAAGGGCGCGGGCAAGGCCAAG AAACAGGGCGAGGCGAGCAAGACGGCGTCGGCGGACAGCACCACCGAGGGCTCGCCGGCAGACAGCTTCACCGTGCTCTCCACCAAGAGCCTCTTCCTGGGTCAAAAA CTCAACCTCATCCACAGCGAGGTCAGCAACTTGGCTGGCTTTGACGTGGAGGGGGTCATCAACCCCACCAACGCCGAACTCGAGCTAAAAGACGATCTAG TTGCAAGTTGTCCAAGCCGACATTTCCGTAGTGGAGAGCGACGCTGTTGTTCACCCGACCAGCTCGGCCTTCTATACGGGCGGTGA